In Deinococcus cellulosilyticus NBRC 106333 = KACC 11606, a single window of DNA contains:
- a CDS encoding VOC family protein → MTGITTIIYPVKNLDQAKNIFGALLGVDPYADAPYYVGYKVNDQDIGLDPNGHKYGMTGPVCFVNVTDIHSHLQSLLDAGATQVQGVRDVGGN, encoded by the coding sequence ATGACTGGAATCACCACCATCATCTATCCTGTGAAAAACCTCGATCAGGCCAAAAACATCTTCGGTGCACTCCTTGGCGTTGATCCTTATGCCGATGCACCTTACTACGTCGGGTACAAAGTCAACGATCAGGACATCGGTCTTGACCCCAATGGCCACAAGTACGGCATGACGGGTCCCGTGTGCTTTGTGAACGTGACCGACATCCACAGCCACCTGCAATCCTTGCTGGATGCTGGAGCCACCCAGGTGCAGGGGGTGCGGGATGTGGGTGGAAACTGA
- a CDS encoding SRPBCC family protein: MEPLSPSQAIVIDRYLSHAPEKVWRALTEKDLLSQWLMTNDFQPIVGHHFHLRRAPMPHWDGVVKCEVLEVNPPHHLSYRWNTEWESQPELNTVVRWTLTPDGAGTLLRMEQTGFQATQLHNRNGAEYGWSGFLTKLDSLLGELE; encoded by the coding sequence GCCATCGTGATTGACCGCTACCTGTCCCACGCCCCCGAGAAAGTCTGGCGTGCCCTCACCGAAAAAGATTTGCTCTCCCAGTGGTTGATGACCAATGATTTTCAACCCATTGTGGGGCACCACTTCCATTTGCGGCGTGCCCCAATGCCCCACTGGGATGGGGTGGTGAAGTGTGAGGTGCTGGAAGTGAACCCTCCCCATCACCTTTCCTACCGCTGGAACACCGAATGGGAAAGCCAGCCTGAATTGAACACTGTTGTCCGGTGGACCCTGACCCCGGATGGAGCAGGCACCCTCCTGCGCATGGAGCAAACGGGCTTCCAGGCCACGCAGTTGCACAACCGCAATGGGGCCGAGTATGGCTGGTCGGGCTTCCTGACAAAACTGGATTCCCTGCTGGGCGAACTGGAATAG